Proteins from one Anthonomus grandis grandis chromosome 8, icAntGran1.3, whole genome shotgun sequence genomic window:
- the LOC126739518 gene encoding zinc finger MYM-type protein 1-like — MDIEDPITYIKERNFSSLSLEEKLNLKNSQKRPDLNISQKDGKTIRKFQKTWYESFSWLTGSVNLNALYCFPCVLFGGEEAWAKDGINVIKNFVQKANKHATSKKHISCNEFFCMLGKVRIDHTLIEARKINAFRHNEKVKKNRQIVGRLIDVVCFLAKQELAFRGHDETGESRNKGNYLEILQLLAMEEPAIKDHLESSSVFRGTSSDIQNDLVESITCVVQEIILEELKNTEFVSVQADETTDISCCAQFSVILRYVCKNEIVERFLGFYDVSGDKTAVGLSSKILEVLKLCQVEKKLVSQTYDGASVMSGTKGGVQTIIKNLPTSTIYTLLCSPTKFSSFTLFQANY, encoded by the exons atggatATTGAAGATCCAATTACATACATTAAAGAACGAAACTTTTCTTCTTTATCATTagaagaaaaacttaatttaaaaaattctcaaaaacgACCTGATCTTAATATTTCACAAAAAGACGGCAAAACTATCCGGAAATTCCAAAAAACCTGGTACGAGTCGTTCAGCTGGTTGACGGGAAGCGTCAATTTGAATGCTTTGTACTGCTTTCCCTGTGTTTTATTTGGCGGAGAAGAAGCTTGGGCAAAAGATGGGATCAatgtaatcaaaaattttgttcagaAAGCGAACAAACATGCTACCTCGAAAAAACACATTTcatgtaatgaatttttttgcatgttGGGAAAAGTCCGCATTGATCACACTCTTATTGAGGCGCGAAAAATTAATGCTTTCAGACACAAtgagaaagtgaaaaaaaatagacagaTAGTAGGCCGATTAATTGACGTTGTATGTTTTTTGGCGAAGCAAGAACTTGCATTTAGAGGCCATGATGAGACTGGAGAGTCAAGAAATAAAG gaaattatttGGAGATATTGCAGCTACTAGCCATGGAGGAACCTGCCATTAAGGATCACTTAGAAAGCAGTTCGGTTTTTAGAGGGACATCGAGTGACATCCAGAATGATCTTGTTGAATCTATCACATGTGTAGTTCAGgaaataattttagaagaattaaaaaacacCGAATTTGTTTCTGTTCAAGCTGACGAAACTACAGACATTTCGTGTTGTGCGCAATTTAGTGTTATTTTGAGGTATGTCTGTAAAAATGAGATAGTAGAAAGATTTCTTGGATTTTATGATGTATCTGGTGATAAGACGGCCGTTGGTCTTAGTAGTAAAATATTGGAAGTGTTAAAATTATGCCAAGTCGAAAAAAAACTTGTATCCCAAACTTATGACGGGGCTAGTGTCATGTCAGGAACGAAGGGTGGCGtacaaactataataaaaaatctgccCACAAGCACTATTTATACACTGTTATGCTCACCAACTAAATTTAGTTCTTTTACATTGTTCCAAGCGAATTACTAA